The proteins below come from a single Candidatus Binatus sp. genomic window:
- a CDS encoding YidH family protein, giving the protein MAEIERDPRVYFAAERTFLAWIRTGLALMGFGFVVARFGLFLRQMALISHDAAIKSYGFSLWAGTGLVLVGVIVNASAALRHIQLVNSFKRGDSFVGRPSYVAVAVASMLVLAGIAMVIFLIAVE; this is encoded by the coding sequence ATGGCGGAAATCGAGCGAGACCCGCGGGTTTACTTTGCCGCCGAGCGCACCTTTCTCGCCTGGATTCGCACCGGCCTGGCCCTGATGGGCTTCGGCTTCGTGGTCGCCCGCTTCGGTCTTTTCCTCCGCCAGATGGCGTTGATCAGCCACGATGCCGCGATCAAGTCCTACGGTTTCTCGCTCTGGGCGGGAACCGGGCTGGTGTTGGTCGGCGTGATCGTCAATGCGTCGGCGGCGCTGCGTCATATCCAGTTGGTGAACAGTTTCAAGCGCGGTGATTCATTCGTCGGCAGACCGTCATACGTGGCGGTCGCGGTGGCCTCGATGCTGGTGCTGGCGGGAATCGCGATGGTGATATTTCTCATCGCGGTGGAATAG